AGTTTTGAAATATCAGCTTGTGTTTTGTATTGATAAGCACTTCTAAATTCTTTTGGTGTTTCGATCCAATTTATTTTTTCTGGTTTCTCTAAAGTTGCAAATAGTGCTTTTGATAATTCAGAAAATGTTCCGGCAACGCCAGTGCCACAGTTGTAAATTCCATTTTGTGGTTTTGCGATCATTAGAAAATCAATGATATTAAGAATATCTTTTATATATATAAAATCTCGGGCTTGTTCGCCATCTTTGAACATGGGGTTGTGAGATTTAAAAAGTGTCATGGCTCCGGTGGATTGGATTTCATTATAACCATGCCAAATGGAGCTTGCCATGCGCGCTTTGTGATTTTCTCCGGTGCCGTAGACATTAAAAAATTTAAGGCCGTACCAATGTGGTGGTGTTTGAATTTGAGATAATGCAAAGAGATCAAATTCGTGTTTACTTTTACCATATAAATTTAATGGCTGAAGTTTCATGAGCTGTTTATGGTCATCGCTAAAACCTTCAGCACCTGAGCCATAAGTTGCGGCAGAGCTTGCATAGATCATCGGTATTTGTTTTTGTGTGCAATAATTCCAAATACTTTTTGTGTAATTGACGTTCCATTCTTTGAGCTCTTCAACATCAGAGGCTGCTGTATTTGTAATAGCTCCCATGTGAATGATCATTGAGATGTCTTTTAAATCATTAAGCTGGGATAGAAATATTTTTGAAGCTTCAATATGTTGTGATGTGCTCACCAGCGGTTTAGTATATTTACGTTCATTAAAATATTTAAACCGATCGACAAGAATAAGTGGGTTGTTCTCTTTTAGACCTAGGTGAAGGGCTATTTGGCTTCCGATAAATCCTGCCGCACCTGTTACAATAATCATTGATGTGAGTCTCCCAAAAGATGTTTTATAACTTTAAAATGCTTGGTTTTAACTATTTAATCAAGTGGTTAACGCTACCACTTTTTGTCACATTGATTAATAAATAACATCTTAAAACTGCCCTAAGTAGTTTAGAACACTTATAAATCGGGCACATATCTTGTATTCTTATAATCCCATGAAGATACTAATCGTTGATGATGATGAATTAATGAGGCTTACATTAAAAACCGTTTTCAAAGATGAGCAAATCTCATTTGCCACATCTTTTGAAGAAGCAAGTAACTTACTTAATAAAGAAGTATTTGCGGCAGCTTTTTTAGACATTCAGCTTAAAACTGGAACCACAGGGGATGGAATAGATCTCCTCAGGCGGATTCGTGAACGTGATCCGTATTTGCCTTGTGTGATGATATCAGGGCTAGATGATAAGCCCACAATCATGAAGTGTTTAGAAATTGGGGCAGTTGATTATGTGGTCAAAGGGGCTGTTTCTCCAGAAGCGTATAAATATGCACTTTACAAATCAGCAGCTTGGAGAAAAAATCTTTCCGAATCAAACACCGGGCGCCTTATCAAAGGGCTTACACCCCTTGGTGGAATCAATGAAATCAGAGGTCAATCTCGAGCAGTTACAGAGCTTAAAGAAGTCATTCGTAAGATTGGAAAGCTGCCAGGACCATTTCTTGTATTAGGAGCCACCGGAACGGGTAAAGAACTTGTTGCTCGTGCTTTGTGGTCTTGTTACGGAGACGCAAATCGCCCTTTTATCGCAGTCAATTGTGCAAGTCTTCCTGAGAATCTTGTTGAGAGTGAACTCTTTGGATACGAAAAAGGTGCTTTTACAGGTGCATTAAATACTAAAACTGGTCTTTTTGAAGCGGCCAATGGTGGAGATATTTTCTTAGATGAGATTGGTGATCTTTCAATAGATCTTCAGGCCAAGTTTTTAAGAGTGCTTCAAGAAAAAAAGGTGCGTCGATTAGGTAGTGATAAAGAACGCCCCATTGATGTGCGCATTATTGCTGCTACAAATGTGAATCTTATTGATGCTGTGAATGAAAATGAATTTAGAGAAGACTTATTTTATAGACTTAATGTTCATCAGCTAAGACTTCCCACCTTGAGCGAACGAACAGATGACATTCTTGACTTACTAAAATTCTTTTTAAGTGTGAATGATCTTTCAGATGTGAGTTTTGAAACAGGTGCAAAAGAGTTGCTTTTGAATTTTAACTGGCCGGGTAACATAAGGCAACTTCGTTCATTTGCTGAATATCTTCGCTCGCATTTGAACTCTCAAGAGACTGTAATTAAATCTGAAATGGTTCAAAATTGGCTTAGCTACAATCAAGTGCGAGGCAAAAAAACTGCAAGTACAATTGGCGGTTTTCAACCAATTGCTGACGTACAATCAGCACTCGTTGGTAAAAAAAGTCTAGATGTAGTTAGTCAAATCGATGGACTTTTACGCTCGTACGTTGAGGCGGCACTTCAAGCTACACAAAATAATCGTAGCCAAGCTGCAAAAATTTTAGGTGTTTCTCGTCAAAGACTTTCTAATTGGCTCAATGAATGGGGAATTATTTAAGTAAAATCATAACACTTACCATAAGATTAAACTTATCAGCTTATAATACTTAAATGAAAAACACACATATTTTGACTGTATGAAGGCCCTCGTGTAAGGTGCAGGTAAATCTGCTTTATGAGGAGGCACATTTTGTCAACTACTGTACTCACTGCTGTTGTTTTGTCACTTATTGCGATCTTTGGTGTTGGATTTTTTGTATTTAAAACTTTGACCTCTGAACTACAAAAAGTCAGAGAAACACTTACTGGTGAGACAAATCAAAATCGCACATCCCTCGAAGAGGCAATGACTCGCTCCCGTATGGAAACAAGGCAGACTTTGCAATTTGTAATCGATGATTTGCAAACTCGATTAGGTGGGCTTCAGAGTTCTACTGAAAATCGACTTGAGATTATTCGAACCGAAGTAGATAAAAAACTCTCCGAAACCATTACGAAAAATTTTGAAAGTTTTGGCGCCGTAAGTAAACGCCTTGAAGAACTTCAGGCGGTAACCAGTCAAGTAGTAAGTCTAAGCCAAGGTGTTCGTGATCTCACACGCATTTTAGAAAGCCCTAAACTTCGTGGCTCAATGGGCGAATTTCAACTCTCAGAAATGCTCAAACAGGTTTTACCTGAAGACGCATTTTTTGAACAATACGCTATTGAGGGAAAATCAAAAGAAACAGTAGATGCCGTTATAAAACTTAAAGAGGGTTATCTCTGTATTGATTCTAAATTTCCGTTAAACAATGCAAGGCTTTTACTTGAGGGAACATTAAATGAAGATGAATCAAAGGTAGCAAGAAAAGCATTCGCACAAGACGTAAAAGCCATGGTAGATAGTATTTCTGAGAAATATATTATTCCTGAAAAAACTCTAGATTTTGCATTCATGTTTATTCCGGCAGAGAGTGTTTTTTATGAACTCCTTAAAGATTCAGTTTTGCATCAGTATTGCCTAAAAAAGCATGTAATCCCTGTTTCACCTAATAGCTTTTATGCTTACCTGCAAGCTATTGCGGTAGGGTTTAGGGGTTTGAAAATTCAAGCAGAAGCAAAAAAGATTGAAGCAACACTTATAAGATTAAAAAATGATTTTCAAAAATTCCAAGTTGATTTTTCAAAAGTGGGAAAACATCTTAAAGATGCTCAAACCCAATATGACAACGTCGAAAATCGCGTTGAACGATTTGGTGTAATAATTGGAAGATTGGGTTTAGAGCAGTCCAAAGTAGACCCTGTTGTAGAGCCTCCACTTTTAGATGAAGGCCCTCAAGATCTAAACACTTAAAATCTTGCAGCTCTACAGGTCACTGCGAATCCTGAACGTCTAATGTGACCACTGCTTAAAAGAATGTCGTATTGCTCACTAAATGAGTTATTTGTTTTTATGCCCACTTCATCTTCAGGGCCGCCATGAGTTGCGCAGTATCCGTATGATTGTAAGATGCGCACTACACCTTGCATGTAAGCTGTTTCATTTAAAACGCGATTACCACTAAAAAGCCCGGGTTGTTCTGCTTGAATTTGGTCTATTGCTCTAATTACAACATGCTCTAACGTTGGAGTTGCATGTTCGGTGCAACAGCCCCATACGCCCTTTGGACCTTCGGGGCCACCACATTCAGGCATTGGAGGTGCGTTACAACTTGTGCCCGCTGGTGGGTTTCCTCCTCCTGGAGTAACAATTACTGGAGTATGATCTACGGGATCAGTGTAATCTGCTGGAACGGTTTGTGATCGAGCTGCAGTTTGTTGTTCATTTAATAAACGTATATAAAACCTATTATCAGTAAGCAAAGTGCGTACAACTTGATCTGATTTTTTATCATTAATTTTTCTCAAAAAACGACTACGATCTTGATTAGTAGGATCTGCCTTTAAAAAAGTTCGTGTAAAATTCTTCAAAATATCATCGGCAGCATACTTATCTTTAACTTCTTGTTTAAATTCCTTACTTTTTGCCAAGTTTTCACCGGCATCACGAATTCCTTTTAATCCATTTTTTTTAATGTTATTAGCTGTATCTTTTGATGACGAACTAGATGATTTCCAAAGAATGCCTTGGTTAAGCATTTCAGTCATAGCTTCTGGGTTTATCTTAATTTTACCGAGTCGTGAATACATGGTGTTAAAACCATCTTCGCCGGATCCTGTTTTTGAACAGGCTCCTCCAAAAGACATCAAACCAACAATTACTAATGCGGCAAAAGATTTTTTATTCTTACAAATTAATTTCATATTCACACTCCTGACGCCTTGGTTTTGCAAGGGTGAGGCCAACGGAAATCAGTTTTAGAGGGTCTCTAAAACACCAAGGAGTCTAATGAAATTCGCGGTATCAAAAAACTAGACAGCTGTAAGTTTTATGACAGGTGCAGGAATGTGAAACGTTGTGTGGAACGTTGCGGTCTCAATTAGTATTTCCAATTATCGCTAAAATCATCAGTGAGAGTCGTGGTGTTTACGCCACCTAAGGGCCTAAATTTATCGGGCCTGCGACCTTGAGGGAAAAAATCATTTAAAACAGGTAAATAACGTTTCCAAAAGGCGCGAATAATTCTTAGTGCCGGGCCGCCAGTAAATTCTGATGGAATGATAAAACCATCGCGGTTATTGCAATTAATGACACTAGCACCTGAGGCCAAAGCAAGAGCCTTTGCTTGTTCGAGATCTGCAACTTTAAGTGTGAGCATCGCAACACCTTCTCGCCCATTTGCAGCACGGGTTAGATCAGTGTCATTTGTTTTCTCTAATAGATCTAAAAAACGATCCCCTGCTTGAAGTCTTTTGCCATGGGTTTTTCCAAGTTCTGCCCATTGAATACCGGAATTTTGTTTTTCAAGTACTTGGCTCCATTTTGCTGATGCTGACTCAAAATCTTTAATGAGAATATGAATTCCTTCGATTCCAAAACATGTGTTGGGATGTTTTAACGGCAACATTTCTGAAGCTTGTTGCT
Above is a genomic segment from Oligoflexia bacterium containing:
- a CDS encoding DNA recombination protein RmuC → MSTTVLTAVVLSLIAIFGVGFFVFKTLTSELQKVRETLTGETNQNRTSLEEAMTRSRMETRQTLQFVIDDLQTRLGGLQSSTENRLEIIRTEVDKKLSETITKNFESFGAVSKRLEELQAVTSQVVSLSQGVRDLTRILESPKLRGSMGEFQLSEMLKQVLPEDAFFEQYAIEGKSKETVDAVIKLKEGYLCIDSKFPLNNARLLLEGTLNEDESKVARKAFAQDVKAMVDSISEKYIIPEKTLDFAFMFIPAESVFYELLKDSVLHQYCLKKHVIPVSPNSFYAYLQAIAVGFRGLKIQAEAKKIEATLIRLKNDFQKFQVDFSKVGKHLKDAQTQYDNVENRVERFGVIIGRLGLEQSKVDPVVEPPLLDEGPQDLNT
- a CDS encoding sigma-54 dependent transcriptional regulator — its product is MKILIVDDDELMRLTLKTVFKDEQISFATSFEEASNLLNKEVFAAAFLDIQLKTGTTGDGIDLLRRIRERDPYLPCVMISGLDDKPTIMKCLEIGAVDYVVKGAVSPEAYKYALYKSAAWRKNLSESNTGRLIKGLTPLGGINEIRGQSRAVTELKEVIRKIGKLPGPFLVLGATGTGKELVARALWSCYGDANRPFIAVNCASLPENLVESELFGYEKGAFTGALNTKTGLFEAANGGDIFLDEIGDLSIDLQAKFLRVLQEKKVRRLGSDKERPIDVRIIAATNVNLIDAVNENEFREDLFYRLNVHQLRLPTLSERTDDILDLLKFFLSVNDLSDVSFETGAKELLLNFNWPGNIRQLRSFAEYLRSHLNSQETVIKSEMVQNWLSYNQVRGKKTASTIGGFQPIADVQSALVGKKSLDVVSQIDGLLRSYVEAALQATQNNRSQAAKILGVSRQRLSNWLNEWGII
- the rfaD gene encoding ADP-glyceromanno-heptose 6-epimerase — protein: MIIVTGAAGFIGSQIALHLGLKENNPLILVDRFKYFNERKYTKPLVSTSQHIEASKIFLSQLNDLKDISMIIHMGAITNTAASDVEELKEWNVNYTKSIWNYCTQKQIPMIYASSAATYGSGAEGFSDDHKQLMKLQPLNLYGKSKHEFDLFALSQIQTPPHWYGLKFFNVYGTGENHKARMASSIWHGYNEIQSTGAMTLFKSHNPMFKDGEQARDFIYIKDILNIIDFLMIAKPQNGIYNCGTGVAGTFSELSKALFATLEKPEKINWIETPKEFRSAYQYKTQADISKLRSVGYTPHMTSLSAGVKDYVSKLKG